Proteins from a single region of Neodiprion virginianus isolate iyNeoVirg1 chromosome 4, iyNeoVirg1.1, whole genome shotgun sequence:
- the LOC124302611 gene encoding ubiquinone biosynthesis O-methyltransferase, mitochondrial: MRSVRLFGSFKTSVKKHFSSTAQSTKAFEDAAKSGYSTVDSTDIEHHSKLSHKWWDTAGELKALHSLNTLRIQFIRDGLANTGITSMIPSLPLSNVKILDVGCGGGILSEPLARIGADVTGIDASSELIKTATEHATLDINLSERLQYISTSIEEHSQSNYEKYDAVVSSEVLEHVADKELFLKCCTAAMRPGGSLFLTTINKSMASLFGAIIAAEYILRLVPQGTHDWNKFVSPNEVRRILESAGCQTKLIHGMCYNPLTNEWSWMPSTVINYALHAVKREEL; this comes from the exons ATGAGATCTGTTAGATTATTTGGGTCATTCAAGACTAGTGTCAAAAAACATTTCTCCAG tACGGCGCAATCAACTAAAGCATTCGAGGATGCAGCTAAATCAGGATACTCAACAGTCGATTCGACTGACATAGAGCATCATTCGAAGCTCAGTCACAAATGGTGGGATACCGCAGGAGAACTCAAAGCTCTGCATTCCCTAAATACCTTAAGAATACAGTTTATACGAGATGGTCTAGCTAATACTGGCATTACAAGTATGATTCCTAGCCTCCCTCTCAGTAATGTTAAGATACTTGACGTGGGATGTGGCGGTGGAATCCTTTCTGAACCATTGGCGAGAATCGGTGCAGACGTAACAGGGATTGATGCATCCTctgaattaattaaaactgCTACTGAACACGCCACGTTAGATATAAATCTTTCGGAAAGATTACAGTATATCAGTACCAGCATTGAGGAACACTCTCAATCAAACTATGAAAAATATGATGCTGTTGTCAGCTCTGAAGTACTAGAGCACGTTGCAGATAAAGAACTGTTTTTGAAG TGCTGTACTGCTGCAATGCGACCTGGCGGCTCCTTGTTTTTGACAACTATAAATAAAAGTATGGCATCGTTATTTGGTGCAATCATTGCAGCTGAGTATATACTAAGATTAGTTCCACAAGGAACTCATGATTGGAACAAGTTTGTTTCACCAAACGAAGTTAGACGAATTCTGGAATCTG CTGGCTGTCAAACCAAATTGATTCATGGCATGTGTTATAATCCACTAACAAATGAGTGGTCTTGGATGCCTTCGACAGTCATCAACTATGCTCTACATGCAGTAAAGCGAGAAGAGCTCTAG
- the LOC124302612 gene encoding CD9 antigen-like — MGLSGCYGVIKYLLVFVNLIFWAVASATVILAIWMLTDPTFIVSLAQEEHNYHAGLYILLAAGVLMLIVAILGCCGAFRESQCMLVGFFSCLLVVIVAQIAAGAWLYTNSERLKQLVEASVANTVKSEYGVISSRTATIDAIQSDLSCCGVTGPSNWAGSQYVQKDRAGGIKIGVTADNSYYRVPLSCCKDKGSPNCQDALKPGDEIGSVIYEEGCLNKLVDALVRHMSIVLGVTIGAGILELLGLIFALVLCCAIGSSDRYKA, encoded by the exons gCGGTAGCGTCGGCCACGGTTATCTTGGCGATATGGATGCTGACTGATCCAACATTCATTGTGTCATTGGCCCAAGAAGAGCACAATTACCATGCCGGATTGTACATTCTCCTGGCGGCTGGGGTGCTCATGCTGATAGTCGCTATCTTGGGGTGCTGCGGCGCCTTCCGTGAGTCCCAATGCATGCTCGTCGGATTTTTCAGTTGCCTACTCGTCGTGATTGTCGCCCAGATTGCTGCAGGAGCTTGGCTCTACACCAACAGCGAACGCCTGAAGCAGCTCGTCGAGGCATCTGTTGCTAACACCGTCAAG TCCGAGTACGGAGTGATCTCATCTCGTACGGCTACTATAGACGCCATTCAATCGGATTTGAGCTGCTGCGGCGTAACTGGACCGTCAAACTGGGCTGGCAGTCAGTACGTGCAAAAGGATCGTGCTGGCGGTATCAAAATTGGCGTCACTGCTGACAACAGCTATTACCGCGTGCCGCTATCCTGCTGCAAAGATAAGGGAAGTCCAAATTGCCAGGACGCTCTTAAACCCGGTGATGAAATTGGTTCAGTGATTTATGAAGAG GGATGTCTGAACAAGCTTGTGGACGCGCTTGTAAGACACATGAGCATCGTGCTGGGCGTAACTATCGGAGCTGGAATACTGGAGCTACTCGGTTTGATCTTTGCATTGGTTCTGTGCTGCGCCATTGGCTCATCTGATAGATACAAAGCCTAA
- the LOC124302613 gene encoding phospholipase A2 inhibitor: MMLIAVLLSVASLCVAQSPRNTCDDPNFHSLETDESKRLACGPAFENRCFCHMTCYEGRNQHIVNCTDAGFRNTDPLEHLPNNTKVLIFTGNDLGELPWNVFGTLDALPELRVIDMSRNKIREIPGKTYHHVKHVEQLFLDHNELSLDDGKNHPRVFSNFVSLLELHLTDAFEDGAPVQLAKTLHEIFVNSNLTLLMKLHLEQNEISVFHDPNVFCDLPSLMHLYLSSNSLSTLHFNLTCLPKLQFLDLEKNNFTHVLERDLHTLDHLAKEKRSMTVDFSTNPFECGCKLNPFVRWMNKTKVIVRNKNYLRCNKSSSLQKFYEEKHCYSNLGASGYRGTTVALWLLSVLLVGLILALIYVQRVELRKKLEPVIDSVSKRVRYTSIATGETREMGV, from the exons ATGATGCTTATCGCCGTGTTGCTCTCGGTAGCTTCGTTGTGCGTAGCACAATCACCTCGCAACACATGCGACGATCCAAACTTTCACAGCTTGGAGACCGACGAATCTAAACGGCTTGCTTGTGGTCCAGCATTCGAAAACAGGTGCTTCTGCCACATGACATGCTACGAGGGTCGGAATCAGCACATCGTTAACTGCACCGACGCCGGTTTCAGAAATACTGACCCCCTGGAACATCTGCCAAACAATACCAAA GTGTTAATATTTACTGGAAACGATTTGGGCGAGCTACCTTGGAACGTTTTTGGTACCTTGGACGCTTTACCCGAGCTTCGAGTAATCGACATGTCACGTAATAAGATCAGGGAAATTCCGGGCAAGACTTATCACCACGTTAAGCATGTGGAGCAGCTTTTTTTGGACCACAACGAGCTCTCTTTAGACGATGGGAAAAATCATCCGCGGGTATTCTCGAACTTTGTATCACTCCTAGAGCTGCACCTGACTGATGCTTTTGAAGACGGTGCTCCAGTACAATTGGCGAAAACTCTTCATGAAATATTCGTCAACAG TAATTTGACGCTGCTGATGAAGCTACATCTCGAGCAGAACGAAATATCCGTTTTCCACGACCCCAACGTCTTCTGCGACCTGCCAAGCCTGATGCACCTTTACTTAAGTAGCAACTCTTTAAGCACCCTTCATTTCAATCTCACCTGCTTGCCAAAATTGCAATTCCTTGACCTGGAAAAGAACAACTTCACCCACGTTCTCGAAAGAGATCTTCACACCCTGGACCACTTGGCAAAAGAGAAACGGTCAATGACCGTTGATTTCAGTACAAACCCATTCGAATGTGGCTGCAAGCTGAATCCGTTTGTTCGATGGATGAACAAGACTAAAGTAATCGTTCGAAACAAGAATTACCTTCGGTGTAATAAAA GTTCAAGTCTCCAGAAGTTTTACGAAGAGAAGCACTGCTATTCAAATCTTGGAGCTTCAGGATATCGGGGAACTACCGTCGCATTGTGGCTCCTCTCCGTGCTTCTCGTCGGATTGATTCTGGCTTTAATTTATGTGCAGAGGGTAGAGCTGAGGAAAAAACTTGAGCCGGTAATAGACTCCGTTAGTAAACGAGTCCGGTACACATCGATAGCTACCGGTGAAACGCGCGAAATGGGCGTCTGA